From one Rickettsiales bacterium genomic stretch:
- a CDS encoding 4-(cytidine 5'-diphospho)-2-C-methyl-D-erythritol kinase yields MHIIKPRAKINLFFQIIGKRNDGYHLIESLVVFADDVYDLIEITEFEVNSTSIEGGDFASLLINEKNNLIDNVLEKFTSNVKYHCKLTKNIPIGAGLGGGSSDAAMVAKYISKENISKELLEIGADLPICYHDAPAFCGGIGEVIEPIKNFPKAHLVLVNPNKTLLTKDVFINNSKINTPSIGNKPVDFNGNVEKLIEFISPLSNDLTESAVMLMPEIKDILELLQSQDGCFVSRMSGSGPTCFAVFKTKKYAIKAKEDIEDIHPHYWVRYSSI; encoded by the coding sequence ATGCATATAATAAAACCAAGAGCTAAAATAAATCTTTTTTTTCAAATTATCGGTAAGCGTAATGATGGATATCATTTAATAGAAAGCCTAGTGGTGTTCGCTGATGATGTATATGATTTAATTGAGATTACTGAGTTTGAAGTTAACTCCACCTCTATTGAAGGAGGAGATTTTGCTTCTTTACTTATCAATGAAAAAAATAATTTAATTGATAATGTTCTAGAAAAATTCACTAGTAATGTTAAATATCATTGCAAGCTTACTAAAAATATTCCAATTGGAGCAGGGTTAGGTGGTGGCTCATCTGACGCAGCAATGGTTGCTAAATATATTTCTAAAGAAAATATATCAAAAGAATTATTAGAAATAGGAGCTGATTTGCCAATTTGCTATCATGATGCTCCAGCGTTTTGTGGTGGAATTGGTGAAGTTATTGAGCCAATTAAAAATTTTCCAAAAGCTCATTTAGTTTTAGTAAATCCAAATAAAACTTTGCTCACTAAAGATGTGTTTATAAATAATAGCAAAATAAATACTCCTTCAATTGGAAATAAGCCTGTAGATTTTAACGGTAATGTCGAAAAGCTTATAGAGTTTATATCCCCTCTTTCTAATGATTTAACAGAATCTGCTGTTATGTTAATGCCAGAAATTAAAGATATTTTAGAATTGCTTCAATCGCAAGATGGTTGCTTTGTTTCTAGAATGTCAGGATCTGGTCCAACCTGTTTTGCTGTTTTTAAAACAAAAAAATATGCCATAAAAGCAAAAGAAGATATAGAAGATATCCATCCACATTATTGGGTTAGGTATAGTAGCATCTAA
- a CDS encoding Maf family protein, whose protein sequence is MQKLILASSSPRRLALLQSISVHPDKIISPNIDESILAKEKPEKLATRLALEKVNSIKIDNGFVLAADTIVATKAKVFDKANTREEVESFLQFFSGRRIAIHSAIAALQIENEEVTKLGQKLSTSIVKFKRFSHEEIEHYLDSNHGIGVAGGFAIQGLGETLVKWVSGSYSGIVGLPLYETANLLKGVGYNAYNKTKS, encoded by the coding sequence ATGCAGAAACTTATTTTAGCATCGTCCTCTCCAAGAAGACTTGCATTGTTGCAAAGTATATCAGTCCATCCAGATAAAATAATATCTCCTAATATTGATGAGAGCATTTTAGCAAAAGAAAAGCCTGAAAAATTGGCTACAAGATTAGCTTTAGAGAAAGTAAATTCTATAAAAATAGACAATGGATTTGTTTTAGCTGCCGATACTATTGTGGCCACAAAAGCTAAAGTATTTGATAAGGCAAATACTAGAGAAGAAGTAGAAAGCTTTTTACAATTCTTTTCAGGAAGAAGAATAGCCATACATAGTGCTATTGCTGCTCTTCAAATAGAGAATGAAGAAGTTACTAAATTGGGCCAAAAATTATCAACTAGCATTGTAAAATTTAAGCGCTTTAGCCATGAAGAGATTGAGCATTATTTAGATAGTAATCATGGTATTGGTGTTGCAGGTGGGTTTGCCATTCAAGGTTTGGGAGAAACTTTAGTGAAATGGGTGTCTGGATCTTACTCAGGAATTGTTGGATTACCATTATACGAAACAGCGAACCTCTTAAAGGGAGTGGGTTATAATGCATATAATAAAACCAAGAGCTAA
- the infA gene encoding translation initiation factor IF-1 produces the protein MAKEELIEFNGVVAELLPNAMFRVVLDNGHEVIAHTSGKMRKNRIRILLADKVTVEMTPYDLTKARIKLRLK, from the coding sequence ATGGCTAAAGAAGAATTAATTGAATTTAATGGGGTGGTAGCAGAATTATTGCCTAACGCAATGTTTAGAGTGGTGTTAGATAATGGTCACGAAGTTATTGCTCACACCTCTGGTAAAATGCGTAAGAATAGAATTAGAATTTTGCTTGCTGATAAGGTAACGGTGGAAATGACTCCTTATGATTTAACTAAAGCAAGAATTAAACTACGTTTAAAATAG
- the yihA gene encoding ribosome biogenesis GTP-binding protein YihA/YsxC, which produces MQKKAINLDGGELNYNVELMKDAERFFSSPCQFVIGVTDYSLFPPDKVPEFAFIGRSNVGKSTLLNKLVKRKGLARVSVTPGRTQQVNFFQLGEKADKSIMLADLPGYGFAKAPKNLVKAWERMSLGYLKNRRSLKRLFLLIDSRHGFKDNDLEFMKQLDKFAISYQIVLTKLDKTNKEQVEKIIEIAKECLLNHAAMFPDIILSSSKSGHGIENLRNYMYNLLIG; this is translated from the coding sequence ATGCAAAAGAAAGCCATTAATCTTGACGGAGGAGAGTTAAATTATAACGTAGAGCTAATGAAAGATGCCGAACGTTTCTTTAGCTCTCCTTGTCAATTTGTAATTGGTGTTACAGATTATTCTCTCTTTCCTCCAGATAAAGTTCCTGAATTTGCGTTTATTGGCAGATCCAACGTAGGAAAATCAACTCTTTTAAATAAACTAGTAAAACGCAAAGGCTTGGCTAGAGTTTCAGTAACTCCAGGACGAACCCAACAAGTGAACTTCTTTCAACTTGGAGAGAAAGCTGATAAGTCTATAATGTTAGCTGATTTGCCAGGATATGGCTTTGCTAAAGCACCAAAAAACTTGGTCAAAGCTTGGGAAAGAATGAGCTTAGGATACTTAAAAAACAGAAGAAGCTTAAAGCGTTTATTTTTATTGATTGATTCTAGACATGGATTCAAAGATAACGATTTAGAATTTATGAAGCAGTTAGATAAATTTGCCATATCATATCAAATAGTTCTAACTAAATTAGATAAAACCAATAAAGAACAAGTAGAAAAAATAATAGAAATTGCTAAAGAATGCCTTCTAAATCATGCGGCCATGTTTCCAGATATTATACTCTCTAGTAGTAAATCTGGACATGGTATAGAAAATTTAAGAAATTACATGTATAACTTATTGATCGGTTAA
- a CDS encoding S1 RNA-binding domain-containing protein has translation VKIMEFGAFVNLVGARDGFLHISEIANEKTADINDALTEGNQVWVKVIGYDQRGKVKLSMKVVNQETGENLAEDVEVKPKNTSDKPNRESKSGNGNRRSSSPRKEKEAEPQAKTEKRKYFS, from the coding sequence GTTAAAATTATGGAATTTGGTGCTTTTGTTAATCTTGTGGGTGCACGCGATGGCTTCTTACATATTAGTGAAATTGCTAATGAAAAAACAGCTGACATCAATGACGCCTTAACAGAAGGAAATCAGGTATGGGTTAAAGTGATTGGCTATGACCAAAGAGGCAAAGTTAAATTGTCTATGAAAGTTGTAAACCAAGAAACTGGTGAAAATTTAGCTGAAGATGTTGAAGTAAAGCCTAAAAACACTTCAGATAAACCTAACAGAGAATCTAAATCTGGCAATGGAAATAGACGTTCATCTTCTCCTCGCAAAGAGAAAGAAGCTGAACCACAAGCTAAAACTGAAAAAAGGAAGTATTTCAGTTAA